In Microbacterium maritypicum, the following are encoded in one genomic region:
- a CDS encoding SDR family NAD(P)-dependent oxidoreductase, with translation MPTALITGASAGLGAEFARQLARRRADLILVARSADALEQLATELRGEYGVAVEVLPADLADAAGVESVAARLRDTADPVDLLVNNAGFGLPLRFADNDIDDEVRHLRVHVEASMRLMHAALQSMRGRGGRIINVASVAGFISRSTYSACKSWLIGFSRWANAEYARDGVSVTALCPGFTHTSFHERMGLAVGEEGVPGFMWLNARDVVRTGLRDAARGKSVSIPSLRYKAIVALTRVLPSSLTSGVARRGRV, from the coding sequence ATGCCCACCGCTTTGATCACCGGAGCAAGTGCCGGACTGGGCGCAGAGTTCGCCCGCCAGCTCGCCCGCCGTCGCGCCGACCTCATCCTCGTCGCGCGTTCCGCGGATGCGCTGGAGCAGCTGGCGACCGAGCTGCGCGGTGAGTACGGGGTCGCCGTCGAGGTGCTCCCCGCCGATCTGGCGGATGCTGCGGGGGTCGAGAGTGTCGCCGCACGGCTGCGTGACACCGCCGACCCGGTCGACCTGCTCGTGAACAACGCCGGATTCGGGCTGCCCCTCCGCTTCGCCGACAACGACATTGACGACGAGGTCCGACACCTCCGGGTGCACGTCGAGGCGTCGATGCGTCTCATGCACGCCGCTCTGCAGTCCATGCGCGGACGAGGCGGGCGCATCATCAACGTGGCCTCCGTCGCCGGCTTCATCTCGCGCTCCACCTATTCCGCGTGCAAGTCCTGGTTGATCGGTTTCAGTCGATGGGCGAACGCGGAGTATGCGCGCGACGGGGTGAGCGTCACCGCCCTCTGCCCCGGATTCACGCACACCTCGTTCCACGAGCGGATGGGCCTCGCCGTGGGCGAGGAGGGCGTGCCCGGCTTCATGTGGTTGAACGCCCGCGACGTGGTCCGCACGGGATTGCGCGATGCAGCCCGTGGCAAATCCGTGTCCATTCCGTCGCTGCGGTACAAGGCGATCGTGGCGTTGACGCGTGTGCTGCCGAGTTCGCTGACCTCGGGCGTCGCGCGACGCGGCCGTGTCTGA
- the dapA gene encoding 4-hydroxy-tetrahydrodipicolinate synthase, protein MTHSGNPFGQVLVALVTPMTADGEVDWPAVEKHIDDVITAGADGIVVTGTTGETSTLTDPEKLKLVEVGKSVSAGRAKIITGGGSNETAHAIELYKASEKAGADGIMIVTPYYNKPTQAGILTHFRLVADATDLPVILYDIPGRTGVPIKYETILRLAKHPNILAVKDAKGDFSEVSRVLNQTDLMYFSGDDANVLPHLAIGATGLIGVTANVAAAPYRTIIDAVNAGDLATATAEHKRLEPLVRAVMTHVPGTVAAKYILHGLGRISSPRVRLPLVGPEEWEAALIEDELDLVKNVPGADFSNFRPDRNAAAGGALPKVHGTTR, encoded by the coding sequence ATGACGCACTCGGGCAACCCTTTCGGACAGGTTCTCGTCGCGCTCGTCACTCCGATGACGGCCGACGGCGAAGTCGATTGGCCCGCCGTCGAGAAGCACATCGATGACGTGATCACCGCGGGAGCGGACGGCATCGTCGTGACGGGAACGACCGGCGAGACCTCGACCCTGACGGACCCCGAGAAGCTCAAGCTCGTCGAGGTAGGCAAGTCCGTCTCGGCAGGTCGCGCCAAGATCATCACGGGCGGTGGATCCAACGAGACCGCGCACGCCATCGAGCTCTACAAGGCCAGCGAGAAGGCCGGCGCCGACGGCATCATGATCGTCACGCCGTACTACAACAAGCCGACGCAGGCCGGCATCCTCACGCACTTCCGTCTGGTCGCCGACGCGACCGACCTCCCGGTGATCCTCTACGACATCCCGGGCCGTACCGGAGTGCCGATCAAGTACGAGACGATCCTGCGCCTCGCGAAGCACCCGAACATTCTCGCGGTGAAGGACGCCAAGGGCGACTTCTCCGAGGTGAGCCGCGTGCTCAACCAGACCGACCTGATGTACTTTTCCGGCGACGATGCGAACGTGCTGCCGCACCTCGCGATCGGCGCCACCGGGCTCATCGGCGTGACGGCGAACGTCGCGGCGGCGCCGTACCGGACGATCATCGACGCCGTGAACGCGGGCGACCTGGCGACGGCGACAGCCGAGCACAAGCGGCTCGAGCCGCTCGTGCGCGCTGTCATGACGCACGTCCCAGGAACCGTCGCCGCCAAGTACATCCTGCACGGGCTCGGACGTATCTCGAGCCCGCGCGTGCGGCTGCCCCTGGTCGGTCCCGAGGAATGGGAGGCCGCGCTCATCGAGGATGAGCTCGACCTCGTCAAGAACGTTCCCGGAGCCGACTTCTCGAACTTCCGCCCCGACCGCAATGCGGCTGCGGGTGGTGCCCTGCCGAAGGTGCACGGCACGACGCGTTGA
- a CDS encoding N-acetyltransferase family protein — MDSGFALRRAAQTDAMFLGDMLVEAASWRAGGVRPRHEVLNSADHRRYLAGWKRMADDGLVATGAHEVPVGAAWYRVLPQNAPGFGFVGVAVPELIIGVHPLWRARGVGRALLRGVIELAGTQGHARISLSVERDNFARNLYRAEGFALVAEGESRETMARRTR; from the coding sequence ATGGACAGCGGCTTTGCCCTTCGCAGGGCGGCGCAGACTGATGCGATGTTCCTCGGCGACATGCTCGTCGAGGCGGCGAGCTGGCGCGCCGGGGGAGTGCGTCCGCGGCATGAGGTGTTGAACTCTGCCGACCATCGGCGCTATCTCGCGGGGTGGAAGCGCATGGCCGATGACGGGCTGGTGGCCACCGGTGCACACGAGGTGCCCGTGGGTGCGGCCTGGTATCGCGTGCTCCCGCAGAATGCGCCGGGGTTCGGCTTCGTCGGCGTCGCCGTTCCGGAGCTGATCATCGGCGTGCATCCGCTCTGGCGTGCACGCGGTGTCGGACGCGCTCTCCTGCGCGGTGTCATCGAGCTCGCCGGTACGCAGGGGCATGCGCGGATCAGCCTGAGCGTCGAACGCGACAACTTCGCCCGCAATCTGTATCGCGCCGAGGGGTTCGCCCTCGTGGCGGAAGGAGAGTCGCGCGAAACCATGGCGCGTCGGACCCGGTAG
- a CDS encoding ribonuclease J yields MSIPLVEPAPLAEGTLRVIPIGGLGEIGRNMTAFEYDGKILIVDCGVLFPEEHQPGVDLILPDFEPIRDRLDDIVGVVLTHGHEDHIGAVPYLLRLKSDIPLIGSGLTLALVEAKLKEHRIKAFTLTVKEGEQERVGPFDLEFVAVNHSIPDALAVAIRTPAGMVLATGDFKMDQLPLDGRITDLRAFARLGEEGVDLFLVDSTNADVPGFTPTERSIGPVLDQVIAKAPRRVIVASFSSHVHRVQQVIDAAYANGRRVAFLGRSMVRNMTIAEQLGYLKVPDGVLIDFKKARDLPDEQIVYMSTGSQGEPMAVLSRMANMDHAIEISEGDTVILASSLIPGNENAVYRVIDGLTKLGANVVHKANAKVHVSGHAAAGELIYCYNILKPKNVLPVHGEYRHLIANAKLAQDTGVPESNTIIASNGTVIDLKDGVASVVGQLDLGFVYVDGSSVGAITDADLKDRRILAEEGFISVIVVVDAATGRIISGPEIHARGVAEDDSVFDDVAPKIVAALKEAAGNGVRDTHSLSQVVRRTIGRWVNQRLRRRPMIVPLVIEA; encoded by the coding sequence ATGTCCATTCCCCTGGTAGAACCGGCCCCTCTCGCTGAAGGGACGTTGCGGGTCATCCCGATCGGTGGTCTCGGCGAGATCGGTCGCAACATGACGGCCTTCGAGTACGACGGCAAGATCCTGATCGTCGACTGCGGCGTGCTCTTCCCTGAGGAGCACCAGCCGGGCGTCGACCTGATCCTGCCCGACTTCGAGCCGATCCGCGATCGCCTCGACGACATCGTCGGTGTCGTACTGACTCACGGCCACGAGGACCACATCGGCGCCGTTCCGTATCTGCTGCGTCTGAAGAGCGACATCCCGCTGATCGGTTCGGGCCTCACGCTCGCGCTGGTCGAAGCGAAGCTCAAGGAGCATCGCATCAAGGCCTTCACCCTCACCGTGAAGGAGGGCGAGCAGGAACGTGTCGGACCCTTCGATCTCGAGTTCGTCGCAGTCAACCACTCGATCCCTGACGCGCTGGCCGTCGCCATCCGGACGCCGGCCGGCATGGTGCTCGCCACCGGTGACTTCAAGATGGATCAGCTGCCGCTCGACGGCCGCATCACCGACCTGCGTGCGTTCGCCCGCCTCGGCGAGGAGGGCGTCGACCTGTTCCTCGTGGACTCGACGAATGCCGACGTCCCCGGCTTCACTCCCACCGAGCGCTCCATCGGCCCGGTTCTCGACCAGGTCATCGCCAAGGCGCCGCGCCGCGTCATCGTCGCGAGCTTCTCCAGCCACGTCCACCGCGTGCAGCAGGTCATCGACGCGGCGTACGCCAACGGACGCCGCGTCGCCTTCCTCGGCCGCAGCATGGTGCGGAACATGACCATCGCCGAGCAGCTCGGCTACCTGAAGGTGCCGGACGGGGTCCTCATCGACTTCAAGAAGGCGCGCGACCTCCCGGACGAGCAGATCGTCTACATGTCGACCGGGTCGCAGGGTGAGCCGATGGCGGTGTTGAGCCGCATGGCGAACATGGACCACGCGATCGAGATCAGCGAGGGCGACACCGTCATCCTCGCCTCCAGCCTCATCCCGGGCAACGAGAACGCCGTCTACCGCGTGATCGACGGGCTGACCAAGCTCGGCGCCAACGTCGTGCACAAGGCCAACGCGAAGGTTCACGTCTCCGGGCATGCCGCCGCCGGCGAGCTGATCTACTGCTACAACATCCTGAAGCCCAAGAACGTCCTTCCGGTGCACGGCGAGTACCGCCATCTCATCGCGAACGCCAAGCTCGCGCAGGACACCGGCGTCCCGGAGTCGAATACGATCATCGCCTCGAACGGCACCGTGATCGATCTCAAGGACGGCGTGGCGAGCGTCGTCGGCCAGCTGGATCTCGGATTCGTCTACGTGGACGGCTCTTCGGTCGGAGCGATCACCGATGCCGACCTCAAGGATCGACGCATCCTCGCCGAGGAGGGCTTCATCTCGGTGATCGTCGTCGTGGATGCCGCGACCGGCCGCATCATCTCCGGTCCTGAGATCCACGCGCGTGGTGTGGCCGAAGATGACTCCGTGTTCGATGACGTCGCGCCGAAGATCGTCGCGGCGCTCAAGGAGGCGGCCGGCAACGGGGTGCGCGACACCCACTCGCTGTCTCAGGTCGTGCGACGCACGATCGGGCGCTGGGTCAACCAGCGACTCCGCCGTCGTCCGATGATCGTCCCGCTCGTCATCGAGGCGTGA
- a CDS encoding aldo/keto reductase: MRLFSVGAGASADRAQQHAEHPSAPIPIVGPGIGETIRVPLGETGYETFPLMLGAAEFGWNVDLETSHGILDRYMEFGGNAIHTADGFSGGRSEHIIGQWLRSRGRRDHAVLSVRIGAHADNPGLGSVNLVRAVEGSLTRLGVERIDVLYLDATLDATTNLEDTLATVEWLSDAGKVGAVGAFGLSPERLVEARILASAGYPRIQVIDAPYNLIRRQPFEGDLRLVAGAQNLAVTPSHALEHGFLSGRHRNKALTSRGVRGEQLRGHLNRRGIKILRALDQVAEELAVPVAAVSIAWLLAQRTIAAPIVNTFATEHVDELMQGAGVSLSRSHLAELTRAGN; this comes from the coding sequence ATGCGGTTGTTCAGCGTAGGCGCAGGAGCGTCGGCCGATCGCGCCCAGCAGCACGCCGAGCATCCGTCCGCACCGATCCCCATCGTCGGACCGGGAATAGGGGAGACCATCCGCGTCCCGCTCGGCGAGACCGGCTACGAGACCTTCCCGCTGATGCTGGGCGCCGCCGAGTTCGGCTGGAACGTCGATCTCGAGACCAGCCACGGAATCCTCGATCGCTACATGGAGTTCGGCGGTAACGCCATCCATACTGCCGACGGATTCTCCGGCGGGCGCAGCGAGCACATCATCGGCCAGTGGTTGCGGTCGCGCGGTCGGCGCGATCACGCGGTGCTGAGCGTGCGCATCGGTGCCCACGCCGACAATCCGGGGCTGGGCTCGGTCAACCTCGTACGTGCGGTGGAGGGGTCGCTCACACGGCTCGGGGTCGAGCGCATCGACGTCCTCTACCTCGACGCGACGCTCGATGCCACGACCAATCTCGAAGACACCCTGGCGACCGTCGAATGGCTGTCGGACGCGGGGAAGGTCGGTGCCGTCGGCGCCTTCGGCCTGTCACCGGAGCGACTGGTCGAGGCACGCATCCTCGCCTCGGCCGGATACCCGCGCATCCAGGTGATCGATGCGCCGTACAACCTCATCCGTCGCCAGCCGTTCGAGGGCGACCTGCGCCTCGTCGCCGGTGCGCAGAACCTCGCGGTGACGCCGTCTCACGCCCTCGAACACGGGTTCCTCTCGGGGCGCCACCGTAATAAGGCGCTGACCTCGCGCGGCGTGCGCGGCGAGCAGTTGCGCGGGCACCTGAACCGGCGGGGTATCAAGATCCTGCGCGCACTCGACCAGGTGGCCGAAGAGTTGGCGGTCCCCGTGGCTGCGGTCTCGATCGCCTGGCTGCTCGCTCAGCGCACGATCGCGGCACCGATCGTGAACACGTTCGCGACGGAACATGTCGATGAACTCATGCAGGGCGCGGGTGTCTCGCTGTCGCGGAGCCACCTCGCCGAGCTGACCCGGGCCGGCAACTGA
- a CDS encoding thioredoxin family protein: MSPALALGVAVALLALATIIGIVLRRRDGRRRDGGTLRFDPADVVSAELGSRATLVQFSTEMCARCPQVRRLLHDYASGHDGLAHVEVDLTHRPDLSARYRVLQTPTTFLVDGSGAVRARFHGVPHPHALTEAVAAV; the protein is encoded by the coding sequence ATGTCGCCCGCTCTCGCCCTCGGAGTCGCCGTGGCGCTCCTCGCGCTCGCGACGATCATCGGCATCGTCCTGCGACGTCGAGACGGACGGCGACGCGATGGCGGGACGCTTCGATTCGACCCCGCGGATGTCGTGTCGGCGGAACTCGGCTCGCGCGCCACCCTCGTGCAGTTCAGCACCGAGATGTGCGCGCGGTGCCCGCAGGTCCGTCGCCTGCTGCACGACTACGCGTCCGGTCATGATGGGCTCGCGCACGTCGAGGTGGACCTGACCCATCGCCCCGATCTCTCCGCGCGCTACCGGGTGCTGCAGACGCCGACGACGTTCCTGGTCGACGGTTCCGGCGCGGTCCGCGCACGATTCCACGGGGTTCCCCACCCGCACGCCCTCACAGAAGCCGTCGCCGCCGTCTGA
- the dapB gene encoding 4-hydroxy-tetrahydrodipicolinate reductase — protein sequence MTTQVALVGGTGKLGTIIGAVIDELEGFEVSRVLTSSSDLSELDGADLVVDASTPQVSIEVVRAAVERGINVLVATSGWSSERIALVRPLVEAAGTGAVFIPNFSLGSVLGSALAAAAAPFFGSAEIIEAHRETKIDSPSGTAVRTAELIAAARAEQGPVSAPHADQRARGQQVGSVPIHSLRRPGVVAKQEVILSGPGESLTFTHDTTDSALAYAPGIRLAVPFAVQATGVIVGLENMIDIGIRS from the coding sequence ATGACCACGCAGGTAGCCCTCGTCGGCGGAACCGGGAAGCTCGGCACGATCATCGGTGCGGTGATCGATGAGCTCGAGGGCTTCGAGGTGAGCCGCGTGTTGACCTCGTCGAGTGATCTCTCCGAGCTCGACGGGGCCGATCTCGTCGTCGATGCCTCGACGCCCCAGGTCAGCATCGAGGTCGTCCGCGCCGCTGTCGAACGGGGCATCAACGTCCTCGTCGCGACTTCCGGGTGGTCTTCGGAACGGATCGCCCTCGTGCGTCCGCTCGTCGAGGCTGCCGGCACCGGCGCGGTGTTCATCCCGAACTTCTCGCTCGGCTCAGTGCTCGGGTCGGCACTGGCTGCGGCCGCCGCCCCGTTCTTCGGCTCCGCCGAGATCATCGAAGCGCACCGCGAGACCAAGATCGATTCGCCGAGCGGCACGGCTGTGCGCACCGCCGAGCTGATCGCGGCGGCCCGCGCGGAGCAGGGCCCTGTCAGCGCTCCGCATGCGGATCAGCGTGCGCGGGGGCAGCAGGTCGGCAGCGTGCCGATCCACTCGTTGCGGCGGCCCGGAGTTGTCGCCAAGCAGGAGGTCATCCTTTCCGGCCCCGGCGAGTCGCTGACGTTCACGCATGACACCACCGACTCGGCGCTCGCCTATGCGCCGGGGATCCGGCTCGCCGTGCCGTTCGCGGTTCAGGCCACCGGTGTAATCGTCGGCCTGGAGAACATGATCGACATCGGCATCCGCTCGTGA
- a CDS encoding thymidylate synthase codes for MSAAVPTPYEDLLRDVLETGTHKSDRTGTGTTSVFGRQIRFDLSKGFPLITTKRVHFKSIAYELLWFLQGDSNVGWLRENGVTIWDEWADESGDLGPVYGVQWRSWPTPDGGSIDQLSEVIEQIRRSPDSRRLIVSAWNPADIPDMALAPCHALFQFYVADGKLSCQLYQRSADMFLGVPFNIASYALLTMMIAQQVGLEPGDFVWTGGDCHVYDNHVEQVREQLSREPFESPTLRFARKPESILDYRYEDFVVEDYQHHAPIRAAVAV; via the coding sequence ATGAGTGCAGCCGTCCCGACGCCCTACGAAGACCTGCTCCGCGATGTCCTGGAGACCGGCACGCACAAGTCGGATCGGACGGGCACCGGGACCACGAGTGTCTTCGGTCGACAGATCCGTTTCGACCTGTCGAAGGGCTTCCCGCTCATCACCACGAAGCGCGTGCACTTCAAATCCATCGCCTACGAGCTGCTGTGGTTCCTGCAGGGCGACTCCAACGTCGGCTGGTTGCGGGAGAACGGCGTCACGATCTGGGACGAGTGGGCGGACGAGTCCGGCGACCTCGGGCCGGTCTACGGTGTGCAGTGGCGGTCGTGGCCGACGCCTGACGGCGGCAGCATCGACCAGCTCTCCGAGGTGATCGAGCAGATCCGGCGTTCGCCCGATTCGCGCAGGCTCATCGTTTCGGCGTGGAACCCGGCTGACATCCCCGACATGGCACTCGCTCCCTGTCACGCGCTCTTTCAGTTCTACGTCGCCGACGGCAAGCTCTCGTGCCAGCTGTATCAGCGCAGCGCCGACATGTTCCTCGGGGTGCCGTTCAACATCGCCTCCTACGCCCTGCTCACGATGATGATCGCGCAGCAGGTGGGGCTCGAGCCCGGTGACTTCGTATGGACGGGCGGCGACTGCCACGTCTACGACAACCACGTCGAGCAGGTGCGCGAGCAGCTGAGCCGTGAGCCGTTCGAATCCCCGACGCTCCGATTCGCGCGCAAGCCCGAGTCGATCCTCGACTACCGGTACGAGGACTTCGTGGTGGAGGACTATCAGCATCACGCGCCGATCCGCGCGGCGGTGGCGGTATGA
- a CDS encoding OsmC family peroxiredoxin, which yields MPVTSEAASTWTGSLMEGSGTVAFSSSNLGTFPINWKARSEGSDTTTTPEELIAAAHASCFSMALSHALAENGTPPERVNTTASVTFKPGVGITGSHLNVNATVPNLTPEAFQEIAAGAKTGCPVSQALAGIEITLEATLA from the coding sequence ATGCCCGTCACCAGCGAAGCCGCCAGCACCTGGACCGGATCGCTCATGGAGGGATCGGGCACGGTCGCGTTCTCGTCGTCGAACCTCGGCACCTTCCCGATCAACTGGAAGGCGCGCAGCGAAGGCAGCGACACCACGACCACGCCGGAGGAGCTCATCGCGGCGGCCCACGCTTCGTGCTTCAGCATGGCGCTCTCCCATGCGCTCGCGGAGAACGGCACCCCGCCGGAGCGTGTCAACACGACGGCCTCGGTCACCTTCAAGCCGGGCGTCGGCATCACGGGCAGCCACCTGAACGTGAACGCGACGGTACCGAACCTGACGCCCGAGGCGTTCCAGGAGATCGCGGCGGGCGCGAAGACCGGCTGCCCGGTGTCGCAGGCTCTCGCCGGCATCGAGATCACTCTCGAGGCGACTCTCGCCTGA
- a CDS encoding DUF4395 domain-containing protein, protein MSTPEGIDPRGPRFAATITALLLLVATFLALIGISTESASAGSFGWFAYQPLADSTFVPGGLVISSSTPAQRALDPGFLLTVMIALLFLWGVVSPRTTPWSVVFRALVRPRLSPPTELEDPRPPRFSQGVGLFVVGIGLVLHLLGVPWALPIATAAAFIAAFLNAAFAFCLGCQLYLLLQRAGIIGRPAAA, encoded by the coding sequence ATGAGCACTCCCGAAGGCATCGATCCCCGTGGTCCGCGCTTCGCCGCCACGATCACCGCGTTGCTCCTCCTGGTGGCGACGTTCCTGGCATTGATCGGGATATCGACGGAATCCGCGAGTGCGGGCTCATTCGGCTGGTTCGCCTATCAGCCGCTCGCGGATTCCACGTTCGTCCCCGGTGGTTTGGTGATCTCATCATCGACACCCGCCCAACGCGCGCTCGACCCGGGCTTCCTGCTCACGGTCATGATCGCCCTCCTGTTCCTGTGGGGTGTCGTCTCGCCCCGGACCACGCCGTGGAGCGTCGTCTTCCGCGCGCTCGTCCGCCCGCGACTCTCACCGCCGACCGAGCTCGAGGACCCGCGCCCGCCCCGGTTCTCCCAGGGCGTGGGGCTGTTCGTCGTCGGCATCGGTCTCGTCCTGCATCTCCTCGGCGTCCCGTGGGCGCTCCCGATCGCCACGGCAGCCGCCTTCATCGCCGCATTCCTGAACGCCGCCTTCGCCTTCTGCCTCGGTTGCCAGCTCTACCTCCTGCTCCAGCGCGCCGGCATCATCGGGCGCCCCGCCGCCGCCTGA
- a CDS encoding histidine phosphatase family protein yields MTHYIYLVRHGEHQDAEHGLADGPLSPRGQRQAELIADRLSGLPLDAVWHSPLLRANETARAIAARLPSVDPEPTALLFDCVPTGMTEETPAVFEPFFGSVTEAEIEAGRAQMSDAVEEFLVRKTGEVHEVLITHNFVISWFVREVLAAPEWRWMTLNQSHCGLTVIAQKQGRPWTLLTHNDTGHLPVELRTGIPDALLV; encoded by the coding sequence GTGACGCACTACATATATCTGGTCAGACATGGTGAACATCAGGATGCGGAGCATGGTCTCGCCGACGGACCCCTTTCTCCCCGAGGGCAGCGTCAGGCCGAGCTGATCGCCGACCGACTGTCCGGGCTTCCGCTCGACGCGGTATGGCATTCGCCGTTGCTCCGCGCGAACGAGACGGCTCGAGCGATCGCTGCTCGTCTGCCGTCGGTCGATCCTGAGCCCACCGCGCTGCTCTTCGATTGCGTCCCCACCGGGATGACCGAAGAGACTCCCGCGGTGTTCGAGCCGTTCTTCGGCTCGGTCACCGAAGCCGAGATCGAAGCGGGGCGCGCGCAGATGTCGGATGCGGTCGAGGAGTTCCTCGTGCGCAAGACCGGGGAGGTGCATGAGGTGCTGATCACACACAACTTCGTGATCTCGTGGTTCGTGCGCGAAGTGCTCGCGGCGCCGGAGTGGCGATGGATGACGTTGAACCAGTCCCACTGCGGTCTGACCGTCATCGCGCAGAAGCAGGGGCGGCCGTGGACGCTTCTCACGCACAACGACACCGGGCATCTTCCGGTGGAGCTGCGAACGGGAATCCCCGACGCGCTTCTCGTCTGA
- a CDS encoding dihydrofolate reductase, producing the protein MTWVGLIWAEAHGGVIGAEGGMPWHVPEDLAHFKDVTLGTPVVMGRKTWDSLPERFRPLAGRDNIVVTRQQDWSEEGARRAATVAEAVRGLDRVWIIGGAEIFRQVIGDADRLEVTELDLDVDGDAYAPAKTGWRLVDEGEWQTSRTGIRYRFLGYER; encoded by the coding sequence ATGACCTGGGTCGGGCTCATCTGGGCCGAAGCCCACGGCGGCGTGATCGGCGCCGAGGGGGGCATGCCCTGGCACGTGCCCGAAGACCTGGCGCACTTCAAGGACGTCACGCTCGGGACGCCGGTGGTGATGGGGCGCAAGACCTGGGACTCGCTCCCTGAACGATTCCGTCCGCTGGCCGGCCGTGACAACATCGTGGTGACCCGCCAGCAGGACTGGTCGGAGGAGGGTGCCCGCCGCGCCGCCACCGTCGCTGAAGCCGTCCGCGGCCTGGACCGGGTGTGGATCATCGGCGGCGCGGAGATCTTCCGTCAGGTGATCGGCGACGCCGACCGGCTCGAAGTCACCGAGCTCGATCTCGATGTCGACGGCGACGCGTACGCGCCGGCCAAGACCGGGTGGCGACTCGTCGACGAGGGGGAGTGGCAGACCTCCCGCACCGGCATCCGCTACCGCTTCCTCGGATACGAGCGCTGA